ACCGAAACTAATCAAAAAAAAGGGCAAACGACTCAAAAAAAATTTCAAGGTGGCCTTGAGCGGCCGATACACCACCAACGCCATGCTCTTTCGTATCGCCTATCCTGAAGCAAGACCGGTTTATATGAATTTTTTAGAGATTGAACAAGCTGTTTTGGATGGAAAAGTAGATGCGGGCGTACTTATTCACGAGTCGATTTTGGATTTTGATGAGAGCCTGGAAGTAGAAAGGGAAATTTGGGATATCTGGATAGAGCTAGCCAAAAAGGAGCTGCCATTGCCTCTTGGCGGTATGGCTTTAAGACGTTCCATCCCCCTCAATAAAGCGATTGAAAGCGAAAGGATGCTTATCAAAGCCGTGGAAGTCGCCCATAATCACGGCAAACTCCTTTCCCGTATGCTTCTAGAGAGAAATCTCGTTCGCGTGGATGACAAGCAGCTCGAAAAATATCTGAGCCTTTATGCCAATGAACACTCTATCGAAATGAATGAAACGCAATATGAAGCGCTTGATACCCTCTTTGCCATAGGGTATGAACATGGGTTGTATGACTGTCCCATTCGCACAAAAGATTTTCTCATTCCCACCGAGTATAAAAAGCTTAGATTCAGTTGAGACACTTTACAATGCATAATATGAAACAATATGATTTACTAAAAGATTTTCGTAACAAAATAATTAAATTTTCTATCATTCTTACTATCGTCGTTATCATCACCAGTATTTTTATCCACACACTATCACACTCTAAACATCTTAGTTCCTTTCTAGTATTCGATTTTTTCGCTCTTATAACTCTTGGTATAACGCTTTTTCTTTTCGAAAAGAAATTAGAGTTTTTGTCACTTTTTTTGATCGGCAACTATATAATTTTAATCTCGCTTGTCTATTTTGTCACCAAGTATGAGTTTAATCCTTATGCTATTGTTTGGTATCCTCCTATCGCCATGTCAGCCATGATTCTTGCCAGGTTGAAAATTGGTACACTCATCACTTTCATCACTTTGGCTGCTGCAATATCACTTTTTCACACCACTATTCCGTACATACAAGCTTCCATATATCTTTCTATTATTGCTGCAGCTCTTTTTGGATGGATTATAGAACAGAAACTATTCGAATTTGCACAAAAATATCAACAAATTACTGAAAATCTTTACAAACTCTCTACAACAGATCCCTTGACTCAGCTCTATAATCGCCGTTTTTTT
This region of Nitratiruptor sp. YY08-10 genomic DNA includes:
- a CDS encoding menaquinone biosynthesis family protein; amino-acid sequence: MSTYTVAHSPDADDIFMFYAIKFGWISSKEIRFENIALDIETLNEKALENFYDITAISFALYPKIRNEYALLKTAVSFGQEYGPKLIKKKGKRLKKNFKVALSGRYTTNAMLFRIAYPEARPVYMNFLEIEQAVLDGKVDAGVLIHESILDFDESLEVEREIWDIWIELAKKELPLPLGGMALRRSIPLNKAIESERMLIKAVEVAHNHGKLLSRMLLERNLVRVDDKQLEKYLSLYANEHSIEMNETQYEALDTLFAIGYEHGLYDCPIRTKDFLIPTEYKKLRFS
- a CDS encoding GGDEF domain-containing protein, producing MKQYDLLKDFRNKIIKFSIILTIVVIITSIFIHTLSHSKHLSSFLVFDFFALITLGITLFLFEKKLEFLSLFLIGNYIILISLVYFVTKYEFNPYAIVWYPPIAMSAMILARLKIGTLITFITLAAAISLFHTTIPYIQASIYLSIIAAALFGWIIEQKLFEFAQKYQQITENLYKLSTTDPLTQLYNRRFFFEECTKKINLAKRKSLPIALLSIDLDHFKQINDQFGHAKGDEILTSFAKILQKSLRGYDIVARMGGEEFAVCIIDENLNNVRFIANKILENIRKIEVAPSNNLSVSIGIAFSKPHEDTNLQQLLVQADKALYRAKERGRDRIEVYEEKN